The following coding sequences lie in one Arachis ipaensis cultivar K30076 chromosome B05, Araip1.1, whole genome shotgun sequence genomic window:
- the LOC107644237 gene encoding pentatricopeptide repeat-containing protein At1g62670, mitochondrial-like, with product MINGFCKSKMLDKALILFEEMPRKYLVPNTVTYTILIDSLCKSKRISCALELFDKMHDRGQTANIVTYNSLLNGMFKNKRLDKALMLFSQMKKSGIDPNIHTYRVLIDGLYNAKESFQDFSVIDCPPNVRAYNIKIDGLCKKGLFEEALTQLLEMEHNGCLPNVVTFVTVIHALFEKDENDMAEKLLREMIARGLWDL from the coding sequence ATGATTAATGGCTTCTGCAAAAGTAAAATGCTCGATAAAGCCTtgattctctttgaagaaatgcCTCGCAAGTACTTGGTTCCAAACACGGTAACTTACACCATTCTTATTGATAGCTTGTGCAAATCAAAGAGAATCTCTTGTGCTTTAGAGCTTTTTGACAAAATGCATGATAGAGGTCAAACCGCTAATATAGTCACTTACAATTCCTTATTGAATGGGATGTTCAAAAACAAAAGACTTGACAAGGCACTTATGTTATTCAGTCAAATGAAAAAGAGTGGCATTGATCCAAATATACACACATACAGAGTACTTATTGATGGCCTATACAATGCAAAAGAGAGTTTTCAAGATTTTTCCGTTATAGATTGTCCTCCAAATGTGAGGGCATACAATATTAAGATCGATGGGCTCTGCAAAAAGGGCTTATTTGAAGAAGCATTGACCCAGCTGTTGGAAATGGAACACAATGGTTGCTTACCAAATGTTGTGACTTTTGTAACTGTTATTCATGCTttgtttgaaaaagatgagaatgaCATGGCGGAGAAACTTCTTCGGGAAATGATTGCTAGAGGCTTGTGGGATTTATAA
- the LOC107644239 gene encoding CSC1-like protein ERD4 yields MIVTDHKKADKIWEELEGYKKNLARAEAVFEKSKATTKPEGTRTTSRTGLLGLCGSKVDSIEYYNEKINETVTKLEAEQKVALSEISNKMLLLSSSRTGLLQHQQLRVYMLKWLTIGLCLLLLNPANYYGPI; encoded by the exons ATGATTGTAACAGACCACAAAAAG GCAGACAAGATTTGGGAGGAGTTAGAAGGTTATAAGAAGAATCTCGCCCGTGCTGAAGCTGTATTTGAAAAGTCCAAAGCAACAACCAAACCTGAAGGAACAAGAACTACTAGCAGGACTGGTTTACTTGGACTTTGTGGTAGTAAGGTAGACAGCATAGAATATTACaatgagaagattaatgaaaCCGTTACCAAGTTGGAAGCCGAGCAAAAGGTTGCACTCTCAGAGATAAGCAACAAAATGCTGCTATTATCTTCTTCTCGAACAGGGTTGCTGCAGCATCAGCAGCTCAGAGTTTACATGCTCAAATGGTTGACCATTGGTCTGTGTTTGCTGCTCCTGAACCCCGCCAACTATTATGGCCCAATTTGA
- the LOC107644238 gene encoding protein BREAST CANCER SUSCEPTIBILITY 1 homolog has protein sequence MANGTDLEEMGRELQCPICLSLLNSPASLPCSHVFCNFCIVNSMKSSSDCPVCKIPFFPREVRLSPRLLNLVNIYKRMERSSGMNLFLTQNLHYYKFSDEETQCQVDADCGKEDAYDKKSSDAPCRGDQNCNLLQQLL, from the exons ATGGCGAATGGGACGGATCTGGAGGAAATGGGCAGAGAACTCCAGTGCCCCATTTG TTTAAGTTTGCTgaattctccggccagtcttccATGCAGCCATGTCTTCTGCAA CTTTTGTATCGTCAACTCTATGAAGTCGTCTTCTGATTGCCCTGTCTGTAAAATACCCTTCTTCCCTCGAG AGGTTCGCCTTAGTCCTCGTTTGCTCAACTTGGTTAACATTTACAAAAGAATGGAACGCTCTTCTGGTATGAACTTATTCCTCACCCAGAATCTGCACTACTATAAGTTTTCAG ATGAAGAAACGCAATGTCAAGTTGATGCTGACTGTGGTAAAGAGGATGCTTATGATAAGAAGAGTTCCGATGCCCCATGTCGAGGGGATCAGAATTGCAACCTGCTACAACAACTGTTGTAG